A single genomic interval of bacterium harbors:
- a CDS encoding sigma 54-interacting transcriptional regulator, translated as MNRVRKPAPFLSSYQHATGHCIKSCYVKKYPVTQNSVFGCERVDALAIAKLIHHATKRKEFKDIDPIYFPEYQNGIFGIQASPYDPPKEAGLLEKLDGGSLFIERVDQLRTEVAEKLVDYIKKGSFCKFYSTEVFQSDVRLFLHSTMEPNDIDMLKDSPLYQICKQSFFAAPDLSTFEPDDVAQLIDGYTMQIRKNSDYKNKPSLTALQKQRIFVQRPLSFAALRNQIMVYMQENYLNPTAPVQNTGPVITASFLAADATIERAAKLGKNALKDRHTVALLWYRFEKNQNKIAHYLGVNRSSVSRRIKEYNLE; from the coding sequence ATCAACCGAGTTAGGAAACCAGCTCCATTCCTTTCTTCCTATCAACACGCCACGGGGCATTGTATTAAAAGTTGCTATGTTAAAAAGTATCCTGTCACACAAAACAGTGTTTTTGGCTGCGAACGAGTCGATGCACTTGCGATTGCCAAGCTCATTCATCACGCAACCAAAAGAAAAGAGTTTAAAGATATCGATCCGATCTATTTTCCTGAATATCAGAACGGCATTTTCGGCATACAAGCATCTCCGTATGATCCACCCAAAGAAGCCGGCCTGCTTGAAAAACTTGATGGCGGCTCCCTGTTTATTGAACGTGTTGACCAGCTCCGCACGGAGGTGGCAGAAAAGCTGGTTGATTACATTAAAAAAGGGTCATTCTGCAAATTTTACAGCACCGAGGTCTTTCAATCAGACGTCAGACTGTTCTTGCATTCCACGATGGAACCGAACGATATCGACATGCTCAAAGATTCACCACTCTATCAGATCTGTAAACAGTCCTTTTTTGCCGCGCCCGATCTGAGTACCTTTGAACCTGACGACGTAGCTCAACTTATTGACGGATATACGATGCAGATTAGAAAAAACAGTGACTACAAAAACAAACCGTCACTCACCGCTTTACAAAAACAACGAATTTTTGTTCAAAGACCGCTTTCATTTGCCGCTTTGCGCAATCAGATCATGGTGTATATGCAAGAAAACTATTTAAATCCAACAGCGCCAGTCCAAAATACTGGACCGGTCATTACCGCAAGCTTTCTTGCCGCCGATGCCACAATCGAACGGGCTGCAAAACTAGGCAAAAATGCCTTGAAAGACAGGCACACCGTTGCCCTTTTGTGGTACCGCTTTGAAAAAAATCAGAACAAGATTGCTCACTATTTGGGCGTCAACCGATCTTCCGTTAGCCGAAGAATCAAAGAATATAATCTTGAGTAA